One Streptomyces sp. V4I8 genomic window carries:
- a CDS encoding trypsin-like peptidase domain-containing protein — protein MNEGKPAKAKWWNRPRPQGPSGQAEGAAPTPDELSDTTPDGSAPDGAGERGRGGDTDGDFELALPATGAVGEGASAEGDFELRPPAVSGGVSGGGDDAASADGDFELACPVGVPAAAVPSAGDAAPVPAEPGAARPKPLHDPDPYSTPPYGEPGPWAPAPPVQHPATTPAHGTAVPLPTAPTHGLPAPTLTHDLPAPTAGAPAPSATPASAGDEPAPAPVPVPAPVPVPAPVPVPAPVPVPAPVPVPAPVPAPPPATNPAAGALVAPSAPGIPAQTAPPAVPVAEPSAHAIPAPTPIPTQAPPTADAPVHATPAPAYADAPPPANPWQNYDPWSREAHATAPLQQNGAAVVTDEQRRKRGRKAVLVGVLLLALVSGGVGGVVGAYFERNGGVGDVELPQAAAEPTGRAPDSVAGIAARALPSVVTLHVSGSDEQGTGTGFVLDDRGHILTNNHVVEPAGDDGEISVTFHSGDTAKATVVGRDGGYDLAVVKVTGVSGLEPLPLGNSDNVQVGDPVVAIGAPFDLAGTVTSGIISAKERPITAGGESGDGSDVSYVDALQTDAPINPGNSGGPLLDAQARVVGINSAIRSADSGSDLDGGQAGSIGLGFAIPVNQAKRVAEELINTGRATHPVIGVTLDMDYTGDGARVGTKGSDGGSAVTEGGPGDKAGIKQGDVITEVDGQRVHSGEELIVKTRAHRPGDRLELTLERGGKEVRISLTLGSSSGN, from the coding sequence ATGAACGAGGGGAAGCCCGCGAAGGCGAAGTGGTGGAACCGACCTCGACCGCAGGGACCTTCGGGTCAGGCGGAAGGGGCCGCACCGACGCCGGACGAGTTGAGCGACACCACACCGGACGGATCGGCACCCGATGGTGCCGGTGAGCGTGGCCGCGGTGGTGACACGGACGGTGACTTCGAGCTGGCGCTGCCCGCGACGGGCGCTGTGGGCGAGGGGGCTTCGGCGGAGGGCGACTTCGAACTTCGGCCGCCTGCGGTGAGCGGCGGTGTGAGCGGCGGCGGTGATGACGCGGCTTCCGCTGATGGTGACTTCGAGTTGGCGTGCCCGGTCGGGGTGCCCGCGGCCGCCGTGCCGTCGGCAGGTGACGCCGCCCCGGTTCCCGCAGAGCCCGGCGCCGCACGTCCCAAGCCCCTGCACGACCCCGACCCCTACAGCACCCCGCCCTACGGGGAGCCCGGCCCCTGGGCGCCCGCTCCGCCGGTCCAGCACCCGGCGACCACGCCGGCCCACGGGACGGCCGTACCGCTGCCGACCGCACCTACGCACGGCCTGCCGGCGCCCACACTTACGCACGACCTGCCGGCGCCCACGGCAGGCGCGCCCGCACCCTCGGCAACCCCGGCCTCGGCAGGCGACGAACCCGCCCCGGCCCCCGTGCCCGTCCCGGCCCCCGTGCCCGTCCCGGCCCCCGTGCCCGTCCCGGCCCCCGTGCCCGTCCCGGCCCCCGTGCCCGTCCCGGCCCCCGTGCCCGCCCCGCCTCCCGCGACCAACCCAGCCGCCGGCGCCCTTGTCGCGCCCTCGGCGCCCGGCATCCCTGCCCAGACAGCGCCTCCGGCGGTCCCGGTGGCCGAGCCGTCGGCCCATGCCATCCCCGCCCCCACCCCCATCCCCACCCAGGCGCCCCCCACGGCCGACGCGCCCGTCCATGCCACCCCCGCCCCCGCCTACGCCGACGCCCCACCCCCCGCCAACCCCTGGCAGAACTACGACCCTTGGTCGCGCGAGGCGCACGCCACCGCCCCCCTCCAGCAGAACGGCGCCGCGGTCGTCACCGACGAGCAGCGGCGCAAGCGGGGACGGAAGGCGGTCCTCGTCGGCGTCCTGCTGCTCGCGCTCGTGTCCGGGGGCGTCGGCGGTGTCGTGGGGGCGTATTTCGAGCGCAACGGTGGAGTGGGGGACGTGGAGCTGCCGCAGGCCGCGGCCGAACCCACCGGTCGGGCGCCGGACAGTGTCGCCGGGATCGCCGCGCGGGCCCTGCCGAGTGTCGTGACCCTGCATGTGAGCGGGAGCGACGAGCAGGGCACCGGGACCGGGTTCGTGCTCGACGACCGCGGTCACATCCTCACCAACAACCACGTCGTCGAACCCGCGGGCGACGACGGCGAGATATCCGTGACCTTCCACAGCGGGGACACCGCCAAGGCCACCGTCGTCGGCCGCGACGGCGGCTACGACCTCGCCGTCGTCAAGGTCACCGGCGTCAGCGGCCTCGAACCCCTGCCGCTCGGCAACTCCGACAACGTCCAGGTCGGCGACCCGGTCGTCGCCATCGGCGCCCCGTTCGACCTGGCGGGAACCGTCACCTCCGGCATCATCAGCGCCAAGGAGCGGCCCATCACGGCCGGCGGTGAGAGCGGCGACGGGAGCGATGTGTCGTACGTGGACGCGTTGCAGACCGACGCGCCCATCAACCCCGGCAACTCCGGCGGTCCTCTCCTCGACGCCCAGGCCCGTGTCGTCGGCATCAACTCCGCGATCCGTTCCGCCGACAGCGGTTCCGACCTCGACGGCGGCCAGGCCGGCTCCATCGGCCTCGGCTTCGCCATCCCGGTGAACCAGGCCAAGCGCGTCGCCGAGGAGCTGATCAACACCGGCCGGGCGACCCACCCGGTCATCGGCGTCACCCTCGACATGGACTACACCGGCGACGGAGCCCGCGTCGGCACCAAGGGCAGCGACGGCGGCTCCGCGGTGACCGAAGGCGGCCCCGGCGACAAGGCCGGCATCAAACAGGGCGACGTCATCACCGAGGTCGACGGCCAGCGCGTCCACTCCGGCGAGGAACTCATCGTCAAGACCCGTGCCCACCGCCCCGGCGACCGGCTGGAACTGACCTTGGAGCGCGGCGGCAAGGAGGTCAGGATCTCGCTGACGCTCGGCTCGTCGAGCGGGAACTGA